The proteins below come from a single Saccharophagus degradans 2-40 genomic window:
- a CDS encoding YaeQ family protein: MALNATIYKFALSISDLNRDFYNSMQLTVAQHPSENAERMMVRVLAYCLEACEGLAFTKGLSTPETPDLWAKSLDDQINLWVEVGEPAAEKIKKATRLAKKVKVYTFNSKSDVWWSQEQKKLEALDVSVVQFPWDQIQSVTKLLARTMTMSVTITGDSIFVNADNGDAEVHWQRLQTTE, encoded by the coding sequence ATGGCCCTTAATGCCACAATATACAAATTTGCACTTTCTATTTCGGATTTAAATAGAGACTTCTATAACTCTATGCAGCTAACGGTTGCACAGCACCCGTCGGAAAACGCCGAGCGGATGATGGTGCGTGTGCTGGCTTATTGTTTAGAGGCCTGCGAGGGATTAGCGTTTACCAAAGGTTTATCAACACCTGAAACGCCAGATTTATGGGCCAAGAGCTTAGATGACCAAATAAACCTTTGGGTGGAAGTTGGGGAGCCTGCTGCAGAAAAAATTAAAAAAGCTACGCGTTTAGCCAAAAAAGTAAAGGTGTACACCTTTAATAGCAAATCTGATGTGTGGTGGAGCCAAGAGCAGAAGAAATTAGAGGCGTTAGATGTTTCTGTTGTGCAATTCCCGTGGGACCAAATTCAAAGCGTCACCAAGTTACTTGCTCGCACTATGACTATGTCGGTTACCATTACCGGCGATTCGATATTTGTAAACGCCGATAATGGTGATGCAGAAGTTCATTGGCAAAGGCTTCAAACTACAGAATAA
- a CDS encoding YchJ family protein has translation MSVCPCTSGKAFNTCCGRFIFSSKADLQRKPAAKTPEQLMRSRFTAYALGNYGDYLLATWWPLTSQHLSSVELSQKSCEWVRLDVLEKGQKGNDGWVSFCAWYLDENGSEQAMCERSTFKRENGRWYYVDGDVS, from the coding sequence ATGAGTGTGTGCCCGTGTACTAGTGGCAAAGCATTTAATACCTGCTGTGGCAGGTTTATATTTTCTTCGAAAGCAGATTTACAGCGTAAGCCCGCGGCCAAAACCCCAGAGCAATTAATGCGCTCTCGCTTTACTGCTTACGCATTAGGTAATTATGGCGATTACTTATTGGCAACATGGTGGCCTTTAACCAGTCAGCATTTAAGCTCGGTTGAGCTTTCGCAAAAAAGTTGCGAATGGGTGCGGTTAGATGTTTTAGAAAAAGGCCAAAAGGGTAACGATGGCTGGGTGAGCTTTTGCGCTTGGTATTTAGATGAAAATGGTAGTGAACAAGCAATGTGCGAACGCTCTACGTTTAAGCGCGAGAATGGGCGTTGGTATTATGTGGATGGCGATGTAAGTTGA
- a CDS encoding zinc-dependent peptidase, translating into MWVIIKRWLGLAPPVLPAWPSDWSEVLNQKVTFYRVLSAADKKVFEQRVQLFLHYTQVEAGSSAVTDEDRLLVAASAIIPVWGFPHWHYFNLKTVYLLDQAFNEQLQFGQPDSCITGMVGTGPLAGKLVLSKPHLHLGFSNAKDKHNVGIHEFVHLIDMADGECDGYPERLKEFAFSVPWFELVRRKIEDIDKGKSNIRDYGATNRAEFFAVASEYFFERPAMLKDKHPQLFESLTAIYNQDVLHIAQDIKITKNAQCPCGSGKKYKRCCMPAS; encoded by the coding sequence ATGTGGGTAATAATTAAACGCTGGTTGGGGTTGGCGCCGCCGGTGCTACCTGCGTGGCCCAGTGACTGGAGCGAAGTGCTCAATCAAAAGGTTACCTTCTATAGGGTGCTAAGTGCTGCAGATAAAAAAGTATTTGAGCAACGGGTGCAGTTGTTTTTGCATTACACCCAAGTGGAAGCGGGCAGCAGTGCAGTAACCGATGAAGACAGACTGCTTGTGGCCGCCAGTGCGATAATACCCGTATGGGGGTTTCCCCACTGGCATTACTTTAATTTAAAAACTGTGTACCTGCTGGATCAAGCATTTAACGAACAGTTGCAGTTTGGCCAGCCAGACTCCTGTATTACCGGCATGGTTGGTACAGGGCCATTGGCAGGTAAGCTTGTATTAAGTAAGCCGCACTTACATTTAGGGTTTAGCAACGCCAAAGATAAGCACAATGTTGGTATTCACGAATTTGTTCATTTAATAGACATGGCCGACGGCGAGTGCGATGGCTACCCAGAGCGACTTAAGGAGTTTGCATTCTCGGTGCCATGGTTTGAGCTGGTGCGCCGCAAAATAGAAGATATTGACAAGGGTAAGAGCAATATTCGCGATTACGGCGCTACGAATCGAGCCGAATTTTTTGCAGTAGCATCGGAATATTTCTTTGAGCGGCCGGCAATGCTTAAAGATAAGCACCCACAGCTATTTGAATCGCTAACCGCTATTTACAATCAAGATGTATTGCACATTGCGCAAGATATAAAAATCACTAAAAACGCTCAGTGCCCATGTGGCAGTGGTAAGAAGTATAAACGCTGTTGTATGCCTGCAAGCTAA
- a CDS encoding EamA family transporter yields the protein MTLWIAFTLMAVVMQAVRTAAQKDLSRALSPMATTLTRYLYGIPFVALYLVVLLQTNTEWANSFNYAQLNNARFLVFATVAAIVQIIATAFMVKMFTLKNFAIATSFAKTEAIQVALFASVFFQDHLNVYGWVSVFIGVVGVLFVSGLKIGKPQSISSATIFYGTLSGALFAWTSLSLREASLSLDLPLVYSAALTLMYMVIIQTAICAIYITFKERKQWQKLMALQKRGLFVGATSALGSVGWFTAMSLQNPALVKTLGQVEFFITLGITHFYFKERIKWQEMVGIMCIFASILLILYV from the coding sequence ATGACGCTTTGGATAGCCTTCACCCTTATGGCGGTAGTCATGCAGGCTGTGCGCACCGCGGCACAAAAAGACCTGTCACGCGCGCTTAGCCCAATGGCGACAACGCTTACCCGTTATTTATACGGCATTCCTTTTGTTGCTCTATACCTAGTGGTGCTTTTACAAACCAATACCGAATGGGCAAATAGCTTTAACTATGCGCAACTTAATAATGCACGGTTTCTAGTATTTGCAACCGTTGCGGCAATAGTGCAAATAATTGCCACAGCGTTTATGGTAAAAATGTTTACGCTTAAAAACTTTGCAATAGCAACCAGCTTTGCTAAAACAGAAGCTATTCAAGTTGCGCTATTTGCTTCTGTTTTCTTTCAGGATCACCTCAACGTATATGGCTGGGTTTCGGTATTCATTGGCGTGGTAGGCGTATTGTTTGTTTCGGGTTTGAAAATTGGTAAACCCCAATCCATTAGCTCAGCAACTATTTTTTACGGTACGCTTTCTGGCGCTCTGTTCGCTTGGACTAGCCTCAGCTTACGCGAAGCCAGCCTATCGCTGGACTTGCCGCTAGTATACAGCGCTGCACTCACACTAATGTATATGGTAATTATTCAAACGGCTATTTGCGCTATATACATCACTTTTAAAGAAAGGAAACAATGGCAAAAACTTATGGCCCTACAAAAGCGTGGGCTATTTGTAGGTGCTACAAGTGCATTAGGCTCTGTGGGCTGGTTTACGGCAATGAGTTTACAAAACCCGGCGCTAGTAAAAACACTCGGCCAAGTAGAATTTTTTATAACACTGGGTATAACCCACTTCTACTTTAAAGAACGCATAAAGTGGCAAGAAATGGTGGGCATAATGTGTATTTTTGCGAGTATTTTGCTTATTTTGTATGTGTAG